A window of Solanum stenotomum isolate F172 chromosome 3, ASM1918654v1, whole genome shotgun sequence contains these coding sequences:
- the LOC125859454 gene encoding UPF0481 protein At3g47200-like: MPLMQMVPMLMKEENKEDYEPKVVSFGPYHHGNEKLKFVEDFKPTAVQMFIGDDMNEAVFIAAILGEIENVKKCYLEEFTCRYTDIQFAHMMLRDACVILNYFGPKDIDKSYKAAETINNHLGSAVYSSIRRDMYLLENQIPFLILEMLVALKYNTPRHSFIKAMERDSFKMFFNDKNGMIEHAEDKDDLGKNPAHLLEIFRRVIVTGPEHEPILRENEYGCCNVKDMLTCLEEGCGKCCKDDENKEWHGGQYVFRSVTDLKSKGIYSKASGIKSLKGVRFSPTRFCRSAELKLPFMYVDIYTRVFFKNMIAYEFSPNPLIINDKSVTSYVSFMKLLVVTEKDVKEMRENKIIINCLGSDDDVVQVYKDLNTYEGGDTSFFWDVKEHIEHHYHSKIRTWMAEFRTTYFNNPWTIIALVASLFLLCLDIVQTYYAIHPPPNDPGDA, translated from the coding sequence GACTATGAGCCAAAAGTGGTTTCATTCGGGCCTTACCACCATGGAAATGAGAAGCTCAAGTTCGTTGAGGATTTCAAGCCCACTGCAGTTCAAATGTTCATCGGAGACGACATGAATGAAGCTGTTTTCATCGCTGCGATATTAGGGGAAATTGAGAATGTTAAAAAGTGTTACCTAGAAGAATTCACATGTAGGTACACAGATATACAATTTGCTCATATGATGCTTAGAGATGCATGtgtcattttaaattatttcgGACCAAAGGATATTGACAAGTCATATAAAGCGGCGGAGACAATTAATAATCATCTTGGTAGTGCTGTTTATAGCAGCATTAGACGTGACATGTATTTGCTTGAAAATCAAATACCTTTCCTAATTCTCGAGATGTTGGTTGCCTTGAAATATAATACTCCTAGACATTCATTTATAAAGGCGATGGAACGGGATTCCTTTAAAATGTTCTTCAATGACAAGAATGGAATGATTGAACATGCTGAAGACAAAGATGATCTAGGGAAGAATCCCGCTCACCTTCTTGAAATTTTCCGAAGAGTAATTGTGACAGGTCCAGAGCATGAACCTATTTTAAGGGAAAATGAATATGGTTGTTGCAATGTTAAGGACATGCTAACTTGCCTCGAAGAAGGTTGTGGTAAATGCTGCAAAgatgatgaaaataaagaatggcATGGCGGCCAGTACGTGTTCCGTTCAGTTACGGATTTGAAATCAAAGGGGATATATTCAAAGGCTAGTGGGATTAAATCTCTCAAAGGTGTAAGGTTTAGTCCAACTAGATTCTGTCGGTCTGCTGAACTAAAGCTCCCGTTTATGTACGTTGATATTTACACTAGAGTGTTTTTCAAGAACATGATCGCGTATGAGTTCTCTCCGAATCCTCTTATTATTAACGATAAATCAGTGACTAGTTACGTGAGTTTTATGAAACTACTTGTGGTTACAGAAAAagatgtgaaggagatgagagagaacaaaataataatcaacTGCTTAGGGAGTGATGATGATGTGGTGCAAGTGTACAAAGATTTGAATACTTATGAGGGAGGGGATACTTCTTTTTTCTGGGATGTCAAAGAGCATATCGAACATCACTATCACAGCAAAATAAGGACTTGGATGGCTGAGTTTAGAACCACATATTTTAacaatccatggactataattGCTTTGGTTGCTTCTCTTTTCCTCCTCTGCTTAGATATTGTCCAGACCTACTATGCAATACATCCTCCTCCAAACGACCCTGGTGATGCTTAA